The DNA sequence TCCGGAAGCTCAAAGGAAATGCTCAGTACCGGCAGGACTTCGATCCTTCCGCCGTTCTCGAACAGGAATACCCGCCCTGTTTCGTCGGTGATTCTTGCGATCAGCTCGTAGGTTCCAGCATGCTTGAAGCGTATGGTGCCGCCGCTGTTATCCAGTGAGCCGTCGACATATGTGGCCCAATCCTGGAAGCCGAAGCCGTTCTCCAGCAGCCACTCGACATTTAGCCCATTAAGCTCCGAGGTTTCCGTAAGCACCTTGACAGCAGTATCGGTGTGTGCGGTATCAGGCAGCGTATACGAGATGCTCGGAACCGGATAGACCTTGACCGGTGCGGTGTAGCTGTAGGTTCTTCCTGCGGGATCGGTGAAGGCTGCTTTAAGAACATACTCTCCTTTATTAATGAAGCAAATGTAGCCGCCTTCGTTGGTCAGCTCACCCTGAACCGCATCGGTAAGGGCAACGTCCTTGCCGTCCTTCATCAGCGACCACTTAATTGCGGCGTTGCCAAGGTTTTCAAAGCGGGTTTCCACACGGACAGTTTTATCGGTATGGGTGATTTCCGGTACATAGAAGCCGATGGAACCTACAGGATAAATCGTAATTGTCTTGGAGGCTTCAAAGGCTCTGCCGGTTTCATCGGTGAGCGTTCCGGTGAGCATATATACGCCCTTGTCCTTGAAGCGGATGGTACCGCCTTCATCTGTGAGGCTGCCTTCTGCTTCATCAGCGAGCACTGCCGCTTCACCGTTCTTAGCAAGGTTCCAAGTCACGCTTAGTCCATCAGATTCTGTCAGCACAGTTTTGACGTCAAGAGTTTTATCCGTATGAGAAGCTTCCGGTAGGTCAATGGAAATTCCGGCCACAGGATAGACCCTGGTGCTTTCACTATGGGTGAAAACACGTCCGGTATCGTCGGTTATGGATGCTGTCAGTGTATATTCGCCCTTGTTCCTGAACACGAAGGTGCCGCCTTCGTTCCCGAGCGTTCCATCCAGAATGTCGGCAGGCTGGACGGTTTCACCATCCTTTGCTGCAGTCCACACGATATCATGCCCGTAGAGCTTTTCCAACGGGAATGTAAGCGTGATGGATTTGTCCGTATGGGTGGTTTCCGGCAGGTCAAAGCTCAGATCAATAACCGGATATACCGTGATCTGCTTGGACAGCACGGTTTCTTTCCCTCTGGTGTTTTTCGCTGTCGCAGTCAGTGTGTACTGTCCTTCTTCCTTGAATTGAACGGTACCTCCCTCCAGACCGAGACTGCCGTTGACTGCGTCCGCCAGCTCCACGGGCTGCTCTGATCTATCAACTGCGGTTTTAGTCAGCGTCCAGGTGTAGCTTTTCATGTACTTCCAGATGGGCATCACCTGAACTTCGCTGTCGGTATGAGCAGTTTCAGGAAGCTCAAACCGCACCTGTGCAGGCGGATAATATGAGCCCCCTCCCGAACCACCGCCCGGATTGCCCGGCGTTGGCGTAGGAGAAGGCTTGCTCTCATCCGGATTCGTCGGGGTTGGCGTCGGCTGCTCCGGGGTTCCGGGAGTCGGACCCGGCTTCGCTGCATCCGGAGTCTGCGCTGGAGCGGACGGCGTAGGCTCAGTCGGCTTCGGAGTGACCTTGTCGATCATATCCTCTGCGTCGCCCTTGGTAACCGGATCGTTGGGACGGATTTTGTTATCATCCGTATTCCCGATAATTCCGTCCTCGCGGCCGATGATGACAAAGCCCTTGTCCTCATCCTCTATGTCCGCCTGATCATCATAACCGCTGTGCCCCTGAGTGTTTACCGCTTCCTCATCCTTGCCCTCCGCTCTCACGAGCATCTTGATGATTTCTGCGCGGGTGATGGGATCGTCGGGATGAAAGCCGTCGGGATAATCAGCAGGGTCGATGATTCCTGCGTCGATCAGTGCCTCGATGTTTTTCTCCGACCAGTGGCCGTCGATGTCAGAAAAGCTGGGCGGGTCTTTTTCCGTGTTTGAGCTATCTAGCGGAATATCCCTCACCAGGATGGCGGTAAATTCTCCGCGTGTGATGATTTCGCCTTGGCCGATGAAGTTTTCCGGGTGCAAGCGGTACGCTGTATAGATCCCGCCGCATACCAGGAGAAGGAGAACGATGGCAAGTATGCCGATGAGTTTTCCATTCTGTTTCATTGTTTCTCAGTCCTTTCTTTAAATTTTGATAAAAAACCGGAATCATCAATCTGACTCCGGCCTCAAGTCCTTATTGTTTTCATAGCTTCAGCTCCATACCGCCCGGCTCCTGCTGCTCCTTGAAGAAGGCTTGCAAGACCTCCGGCGACGGATAAATAAGCTTTCCGTCAATCATTTCAAATACGCAGAAGTCATCCCGGTCGCAGATCATCACCCGGTGCTGGTAGTCCTTCTGCATTTCGATGTAGTCCTGCACCTCTTTGGTGCTGCAGAGCCACACGCCGGAGGTATATCGTCCGTCCGGCAGAAAGCAATAGCCGCTGTACTGAGGCTCATGGCCTTTCAGATCCAACGCATCAGCGGGCCGGATCTGTGAGAGCTGGAGCCGGGTATGGTCAGACAGAATCTCCGGCTTTGCAATGCCAAGCACGTCGCTCCTGTTCCAGCGGACTTTTTCTCCGTCCGCAAGTGAAACTGTGAATACGGACCGTCCGATGGGATTGGGATTGCTGCCGTTTCCTCCGGTGCAGTAGCACAGCTGATGCTTTGCGTTCCGGTGTTCTGCAGGCAATGAGGAAGCCCGTAGTAAAATAACCCTGCCGCTGATGGGCATGTCATATCCGGTTTGCAGACAGTCCTCTTGTGTAAATAACTCTTTCTCAGTCAAGGCGAATCGGCTCCTTTCTTTTTTCGATTATGTCCAGCAGCTTTGCGGCGATGGAGATCAATGTTTCCTCCGGCATA is a window from the Dehalobacter sp. DCA genome containing:
- a CDS encoding S-layer homology domain-containing protein; protein product: MKQNGKLIGILAIVLLLLVCGGIYTAYRLHPENFIGQGEIITRGEFTAILVRDIPLDSSNTEKDPPSFSDIDGHWSEKNIEALIDAGIIDPADYPDGFHPDDPITRAEIIKMLVRAEGKDEEAVNTQGHSGYDDQADIEDEDKGFVIIGREDGIIGNTDDNKIRPNDPVTKGDAEDMIDKVTPKPTEPTPSAPAQTPDAAKPGPTPGTPEQPTPTPTNPDESKPSPTPTPGNPGGGSGGGSYYPPAQVRFELPETAHTDSEVQVMPIWKYMKSYTWTLTKTAVDRSEQPVELADAVNGSLGLEGGTVQFKEEGQYTLTATAKNTRGKETVLSKQITVYPVIDLSFDLPETTHTDKSITLTFPLEKLYGHDIVWTAAKDGETVQPADILDGTLGNEGGTFVFRNKGEYTLTASITDDTGRVFTHSESTRVYPVAGISIDLPEASHTDKTLDVKTVLTESDGLSVTWNLAKNGEAAVLADEAEGSLTDEGGTIRFKDKGVYMLTGTLTDETGRAFEASKTITIYPVGSIGFYVPEITHTDKTVRVETRFENLGNAAIKWSLMKDGKDVALTDAVQGELTNEGGYICFINKGEYVLKAAFTDPAGRTYSYTAPVKVYPVPSISYTLPDTAHTDTAVKVLTETSELNGLNVEWLLENGFGFQDWATYVDGSLDNSGGTIRFKHAGTYELIARITDETGRVFLFENGGRIEVLPVLSISFELPEATHTDRIIDLRTRGNNNVLPVVWMLTKDGKPVELSSVIEGSLNAYGGKIRFTQTGDYTLTASMTDALGREFSYSASTTVCPIPSILLDIPQVWYAGEAGTVSVSGTDLENLTASWTVIKDGGGAEPYSAYATGTLTKAGGILAFPAKGQYELTLTMTDPTGRTFVRSRSFTVYPIPQMSIGLPLLSYSGDSIAVTASGAELDGTEIAWFLSVDGGQAKPYAQYATGSVGADGGNLTISTNKTIAVKLIAEATDVNGRKFTFASNTATVKPIASFPFTVPSSVHIGGNINVSLPAVFGLEGRSLVWLLTKDGTPASYGGILSNSGGSISINVPGSYVLTASTTDSEGRTFTYSQSITITNTAPNKPTGSATVTRTAQNGRLLVNLSASASDSDGDTVTLEYSGKTADSYYPVGTHTVKVRAKDAWGMYSDWTDITFTVANSAPTTPVITRTPDGNSIAPGVAVTITASSSDPDGDAITYVWEGRPAQTSTSYPLGKNVVRVKAVDSTGAESPWTAIVFFVADPNRGGGMTLTGPESVILEQGIAGATITSYTFTVPPVSGHSGNDYGRVRGYNKLTGQWDQLDYGTTTNGITFSRSLSPGIYSQLEFYYYTNHDCMYNKSNITYSVNFYFE